Proteins encoded together in one Balaenoptera musculus isolate JJ_BM4_2016_0621 chromosome 6, mBalMus1.pri.v3, whole genome shotgun sequence window:
- the PABIR1 gene encoding protein FAM122A, producing the protein MAQEKMELDLELPPGTVGSPAEGGGSGGGGGGGLRRSNSAPLIHGLSDTSPVFQAEAPSARRNSTTFPNRHGLLLPASPVRMHSSRLHQIKQEEGMDLINRETVHEREVQNAMQISHSWEESFSLSDNDVEKSASPKRIDFIPVSPAPSPTRGIGKQCFSPSLQSFVSSNGLPPSPIPSPTTRFTTRRSQSPINCIRPSVLGPLKRKCEMETEYQPKRFFQGITNMLSSDVAQLSDPGVCVSSDTLDGNSSSAGSSCNSPAKVSTTTDSPVSPAQAASPFIPVDELSSK; encoded by the coding sequence ATGGCTCAGGAGAAGATGGAGCTGGACCTGGAGCTGCCTCCGGGCACGGTTGGGAGCCCGGCGGagggcggcggcagcggcggcggcggcggcgggggcctCAGGAGGTCTAACAGCGCCCCCCTGATCCACGGCCTCAGTGACACTTCGCCGGTGTTCCAGGCCGAGGCGCCGAGCGCCAGGCGAAACAGCACAACGTTCCCGAACCGCCACGGCCTGCTACTACCGGCCTCCCCCGTCCGCATGCACAGCAGCCGCTTGCACCAGATCAAACAGGAGGAGGGCATGGACTTGATCAATCGAGAGACCGTCCACGAGCGCGAGGTGCAGAACGCAATGCAGATAAGCCACTCCTGGGAGGAAAGTTTCAGCCTGAGTGACAACGACGTGGAGAAATCCGCCTCCCCGAAACGCATCGATTTCATTCCGGTGTCGCCGGCACCGTCACCCACCCGGGGAATTGGGAAGCAGTGTTTTTCACCATCCTTGCAAAGTTTTGTGAGTAGCAATGGATTGCCTCCAAGTCCTATTCCCAGCCCAACGACCCGATTTACTACCCGGAGAAGCCAGAGTCCAATTAATTGCATTAGACCAAGTGTTCTTGGAccattgaaaagaaaatgtgaaatggaaACTGAATATCAGCCAAAGAGATTTTTCCAGGGCATCACCAACATGCTTTCTTCTGACGTTGCACAGCTGTCAGATCctggtgtgtgtgtatcttccgATACCCTTGATGGAAACAGCAGCAGTGCCGGATCTTCTTGTAATTCACCAGCGAAAGTCAGCACTACCACCGACTCTCCTGTGTCACCTGCCCAAGCGGCCTCTCCATTTATTCCAGTAGATGAACTTTCATCTAAGTGA